The Chondrinema litorale genomic interval ATGAAATACTTCACTCCAAATGGCTTGTAAATCCTGAATTATACATTATTTAGAATTATTCTAAATAAACTTACTAAAAACTGTTGTTTTTTCAGATCGATGGCTATATTTGAGCATTATTTAAAATTAGTCTAAATAAATATAGAATGATAAAACATCTACCAAGTATTTACATATACTTTTTAACCTTAACCATACTTAGTTTACCGGCTTATAGCCAGATTAATACAGATCAAAACACAGGAACAATTGCAGGTACAGTCAAACAAGCGGATGGCTTACCTGCAGTTTATGTGAATGTGTTTATAAAAGATACCCAGAAGGGTACATCAACCGATGCAGATGGTAAATTTAAAATAGCCAATCTAGCAGCCGGAAAACATACAATTGTATTGAGTGCAGTCGGCTTTAATACTATTGAAAAAGAAGTAACAGTCAATTCTGGAGAGACCTCAGACTTAGCTTGGGTACTAGATGAGTCGGCTATGAACCTCCAGTTAGTAGAAATTATTGGCAGGCAGGAGAGAGGCTACAAAAACACCACATCTTTTATAGGCAGTAAATCTGCCACCTTGTTAAAAGACCTACCACAGTCTGTAGGTTATGTAACCAAAGAGTTGGCACAAGATCAAGCTGCTTATAGGGTGAATGATGTTGTAAAAAATATTAGTGGTGTAAATCAATTCTCATTTTACAATGATATAACAATCCGTGGACATCGTATTCAGGGACAAAGAGATTCGGGAAACCTTGTAAATGGGATGCGTGCCTTTACCAGTTTCTGGAAGCAACAGTTAATTCCACATATCGAAAGAGTAGAAGTAATTAAAGGCCCTGCTTCGGCAATGTTTGGCAATGCTTCTCCCGGAGGAACCATCAACCGTGTAACTAAAAAACCATTAACAGAAACAAGGCAAACAATTAGTGCAACTGTGGGTAGTTTCAGTACTTTTAGAACACTGGCAGATTTTACAGGTCCAATGTCTAAAGACGAAACCCTGCTTTATAGATTGAATCTGGGTTACGAAAACTCAGGGAGCTTTAGAGATATGCAGAATGATAAAAACCTTGTGGTGGCTCCTTCATTCTCATTTTTACCAAACGAAAAAACCAGAGTTAACTTCGATATTGTTTATCAGGGTTCTCAAGGGAGACTAGATAGAGGACAAGCTGTTTTCGGCGATGGCGATCTATATTCAGTGCCCATTAGCAAAGCGCTAAATGCAGCAAATGATTATTTAAACGAAGAAAGTATAAATGCTACTGTCTCATTGAACCATCAGTTTACCGACAATTTGAGCTTTAATAGTATTTATATGCGTTCTGGCTACACCGAAGATCTACTAGAACATAGAACCGCAAATGCTTATGCTTCTCTGGGAGATGGCTCACTAGACATTGAAAAAGTGGAGATGCGCGTGTTTATTAGAAAGAGAGTTTGGAATAATGATAACTTCA includes:
- a CDS encoding TonB-dependent receptor — protein: MIKHLPSIYIYFLTLTILSLPAYSQINTDQNTGTIAGTVKQADGLPAVYVNVFIKDTQKGTSTDADGKFKIANLAAGKHTIVLSAVGFNTIEKEVTVNSGETSDLAWVLDESAMNLQLVEIIGRQERGYKNTTSFIGSKSATLLKDLPQSVGYVTKELAQDQAAYRVNDVVKNISGVNQFSFYNDITIRGHRIQGQRDSGNLVNGMRAFTSFWKQQLIPHIERVEVIKGPASAMFGNASPGGTINRVTKKPLTETRQTISATVGSFSTFRTLADFTGPMSKDETLLYRLNLGYENSGSFRDMQNDKNLVVAPSFSFLPNEKTRVNFDIVYQGSQGRLDRGQAVFGDGDLYSVPISKALNAANDYLNEESINATVSLNHQFTDNLSFNSIYMRSGYTEDLLEHRTANAYASLGDGSLDIEKVEMRVFIRKRVWNNDNFNNYFNYNFKVGNIENKLLVGYDYFQQVLESGGSQLEARGYYSADRTETINTYDPDQPELYALDDEGNPIPMVAHFDLTDPDANSLRDMSGYSYTTRIYSQSKLSSHGIYIQNQATWGKFQLMLGLRKEYYTDLLNYKSDNEDPVTQDALIPRIGLVYALNPAVNLYGTYVQGYQPQTSSVINDVNAGGPFDPLIGELFEVGAKSDLFKGRLSASIAVYHLKQKGALYNASDATNPDLLVQIGEEVSKGVEVDFAGSITDNWSIVASYSYNDATITESDDETEIGQQKPNAPKQTGNVWTKYMINKGALQGIGFGLGANFVSERYGSITRGTTTPIFPGYEVVDAAVYYQLEKFRIQMNINNVFNKTHWVGGYDFLRAFPGAPRNLLTTISYTF